One stretch of Arachis duranensis cultivar V14167 chromosome 1, aradu.V14167.gnm2.J7QH, whole genome shotgun sequence DNA includes these proteins:
- the LOC110276559 gene encoding uncharacterized protein LOC110276559 produces the protein MDKSKHCAFHQKFFHTIDECVVAKDLLERLVRQGLLDKYISTRSRKEATKDINKPRYDSDHKEKGTWRGPIETPTSKGVINYISGSFAAGGGLTNTTPNLDDLVVISVHMGELTVKKVLLDPGSSVDVLFYSTFKKMQLSDKALQPS, from the exons ATGGACAAAAGCAAACATTGCGCGTTCCACCAAAAGTTTTTCCACACCATTGACGAATGCGTAGTAGCAAAAGACCTACTGGAGAGATTGGTCAGACAGGGGTTATTGGACAAATATATCAGTACTAGAAGTCGGAAGGAGGCAACCAAGGACATCAACAAGCCGAGATATGACTCGGACCACAAAGAAAAAGGGACATGGCGCGGCCCAATCGAAACCCCTACCTCCAAAGGAGTCATAAATTACATATCAGGCAGCTTTGCAGCAGGAGGAGGACTCACCAACACA ACACCAAACTTGGATGATCTAGTAGTAATCTCGGTGCATATGGGAGAATTGACCGTAAAGAAAGTTTTGCTCGATCCGGGAAGCAGTGTCGATGTCCTATTCTATTCCACATTCAAAAAGATGCAGCTAAGCGACAAGGCACTGCAACCATCATGA